From Nicotiana tabacum cultivar K326 chromosome 15, ASM71507v2, whole genome shotgun sequence, the proteins below share one genomic window:
- the LOC107759689 gene encoding uncharacterized protein LOC107759689: MENLLLAMTTLCKKVESMDEEIQIIRKTASSQQHDSKNAEIRRSEVSKIPELEGDVEKHLKTHNSLLNTVAGSSIASSTSAKKKEEIKPRYTNINMNNLFSKPFVQKNIQNTQNEIFLPPQINTYKESLNQAKKTYNHITRTYIDNIHKIQNFLNKNPRSQTTQNPNEDYITHYLTGYNKLIALPNTNAKLVATCYNYGLLDTVYTQTGQEIATIPELHRAFMQYKRITKGTLFYIRFYSATAEILYEEIKPIIQVIKIGLTREMLVPERIEEQEEIEKINIPDFYANKRIIGISTILNELANNYLNQNAIWSYYSREQTMIYSNCREIREADMEELRQWVLSLLKPEQPTTTRAIRTNFISPELLTRYCKLISHKYPDHICSKCKEEDNIVPDVQLE; encoded by the coding sequence ATGGAAAATCTACTCTTAGCCATGACTACACTTTGTAAGAAAGTGGAAAGTATGGATGAAGAGATACAGATAATAAGAAAAACAGCTAGTAGTCAACAGCATGACTCAAAAAATGCGGAGATAAGACGATCGGAAGTCTCTAAAATTCCAGAGCTAGAAGGTGACGTTGAGAAACACCTAAAAACTCATAACAGTTTGCTAAATACAGTTGCAGGAAGCAGCATAGCTAGCAGTACATctgcaaagaagaaggaagaaattaaacCCAGATACACAAACATAAATAtgaacaatttattttcaaaaccgTTCGTAcagaaaaatatccaaaatacccaGAACGAAATATTCCTACCACCTCAGATAAATACCTACAAAGAAAGTCTGAACCAAGCCAAAAAGACATACAACCATATAACCCGTACATATATAGACAATATACACAAAATACAaaattttttaaacaaaaaccCAAGATCCCAAACTACCCAGAATCCAAATGAAGATTATATTACCCATTATCTAACTGGATACAATAAATTAATAGCCCTACCAAATACAAATGCAAAACTAGTAGCCACTTGCTATAATTATGGATTACTAGATACTGTATATACACAAACAGGACAAGAGATAGCTACCATACCAGAGCTACACAGAGCATTTATGCAATACAAAAGAATAACTAAAGGAACATTATTCTATATACGATTTTATTCAGCCACAGCAGAGATATTATATGAAGAGATAAAGCCTATCATACAAGTTATCAAGATCGGACTTACAAGAGAAATGCTCGTaccagaaagaatagaagaacaagaagagatagaaaaaataaatattccagaCTTTTATGCAAATAAAAGGATTATTGGAATATCCACTATACTAAATGAGCTggcaaacaactacctaaatcaGAATGCTATTTGGAGTTATTATTCAAGAGaacaaacaatgatatattcaaatTGCAGAGAAATACGAGAAGCAGATATGGAGGAATTAAGACAATGGGTCTTAAGTCTTTTAAAACCAGAACAACCTACAACTACAAGAGCTATAAGGACAAACTTCATTTCTCCAGAACTGTTAACAAGATATTGCAAGCTAATCAgccacaaatatccagaccacatatgctcaaaatgcaaagaagaagataACATTGTTCCAGACGTACAACTGGAATAA